In Streptomyces violaceusniger Tu 4113, one DNA window encodes the following:
- a CDS encoding metal-dependent transcriptional regulator, giving the protein MSGLIDTTEMYLRTILELEEEGVVPMRARIAERLEQSGPTVSQTVARMERDGLVTVAGDRHLELTEEGRRLATRVMRKHRLAECLLVDVIGLEWEQVHAEACRWEHVMSEAVERRVLELLRHPTESPYGNPIPGLEELGEKAEADPFLDESMVSLRELEPGSEGKTVVVRRIGEPIQADAQVMYTLRRAGVQPGSVVSVTESPGGVLIGSSGEAAELEAEIASHVFVAKR; this is encoded by the coding sequence ATGTCCGGACTGATCGACACCACGGAGATGTATCTCCGCACCATCCTCGAGCTCGAGGAGGAGGGCGTGGTCCCCATGCGCGCCCGGATCGCGGAGCGGCTCGAGCAGAGCGGCCCGACGGTCAGCCAGACGGTGGCGCGAATGGAGCGCGACGGGCTGGTCACGGTCGCGGGCGACCGTCATTTGGAGCTGACCGAGGAGGGCCGTCGGCTGGCCACGCGGGTGATGCGCAAGCACCGGCTCGCCGAGTGCCTGCTCGTCGATGTGATCGGGCTGGAGTGGGAGCAGGTCCACGCCGAGGCGTGCCGCTGGGAGCATGTGATGAGCGAGGCGGTGGAGCGGCGCGTGCTGGAGCTGCTCCGCCATCCGACCGAGTCGCCTTACGGCAACCCGATTCCGGGCCTGGAGGAGCTGGGCGAGAAGGCCGAGGCCGATCCGTTCCTGGACGAGTCCATGGTGAGCCTGCGTGAGCTGGAGCCCGGCTCGGAGGGCAAGACGGTGGTGGTGCGCCGCATCGGCGAGCCCATCCAGGCCGACGCCCAGGTGATGTACACGCTGCGGCGGGCCGGGGTGCAGCCGGGCTCCGTGGTGAGCGTCACGGAGTCGCCGGGCGGGGTGCTGATCGGCAGCAGCGGTGAGGCGGCGGAGCTGGAGGCGGAGATCGCCTCGCATGTCTTCGTGGCCAAGCGCTGA
- a CDS encoding SIS domain-containing protein, protein MNESKPAGQFFDAAIGLLRQVRDEEGEHIAAAGSLIADTVAAGGRLFAFGAGHSSLPAQDVVYRAGGLALMNLLPVPGVVGVDVMPATLGSALERVEGLATTVLDSSPLRSGDLLIVISLSGRNALPVEMAMSARERGVRVIGVTSVGYATGTTSRNPSGGFLKDQCDLVIDNKIAIGDAELTVDGVGAPFAPASTVVTSAIMQSMVAAGVAELAERGIEPPMLRSGNVDGGHEWNRKVMTEYGDRIFYRR, encoded by the coding sequence ATGAACGAGTCCAAACCGGCCGGGCAATTCTTCGACGCGGCCATCGGCCTGCTGCGGCAGGTGCGGGACGAGGAGGGCGAGCATATCGCCGCGGCGGGCAGCCTGATCGCCGATACCGTCGCCGCGGGCGGCCGCCTCTTCGCATTCGGCGCCGGGCACTCCTCCCTGCCCGCGCAGGACGTCGTCTACCGCGCGGGCGGGCTCGCCCTGATGAACCTGCTGCCGGTGCCGGGGGTGGTGGGCGTGGACGTCATGCCCGCCACCCTCGGCAGCGCGCTGGAACGCGTCGAGGGACTCGCCACGACCGTCCTCGACAGCAGTCCGCTCCGGTCCGGGGACCTGCTGATCGTGATCTCGCTGTCCGGGCGCAACGCCCTGCCCGTGGAGATGGCGATGAGCGCCCGGGAGCGCGGTGTCAGGGTGATCGGGGTGACCTCGGTCGGCTACGCGACCGGCACCACCTCGCGCAACCCCTCCGGTGGCTTCCTCAAGGACCAGTGCGATCTGGTCATCGACAACAAGATCGCGATCGGCGACGCGGAACTCACGGTGGACGGCGTCGGCGCGCCCTTCGCGCCCGCGTCCACCGTCGTGACAAGCGCGATCATGCAGTCCATGGTGGCCGCCGGGGTCGCGGAACTGGCCGAGCGGGGGATCGAGCCGCCCATGCTGAGGTCGGGGAACGTGGACGGCGGGCATGAGTGGAACCGCAAGGTGATGACCGAGTACGGGGACCGGATCTTCTACCGAAGGTGA
- a CDS encoding PAS domain-containing protein, producing the protein MSASQRSEPAGPARSARSSRGVPGQAGAAASASVRPECPDGPERPDSELLAALLDGMDAALCAFDADGMVTHWNHEAERILGWTAAEAVGRKGLGGWAARPGDARDVDARLTEAMGTMGRRVHEFALLTKDGGRVLVRTQSSAVAGADGRPAGVYCAFSEVHAQVDLERSIALSEALLEDASWNVVLVDADLRVAVVNASAAGALRTARKTAPGRPLGDFLDQGVEEAEAALQHVLAEGAPPAPTELWVTLREADAADGFEGADSVRYELLDDDEAVRGEGVDRGEAGAAARRRCYLSGFLRLASPLTEEPTPLGVAWIFQDVTEAKGQEQESARMRFRGNQLHRAARAAAECEDPMEAASVHLDFALAGFADHALIDLVLDPPPGAPADRVRLVRAAATPVGAPGPCPPVVPGGIPLGYPEGHPALQAVDRCGSVRASTRRSDETAAAQWAVARKWPEGTVHGLCAVLRSRGRTLGVVTFLRTSSRRAFDRTDAAYAEDVAARVAASVDLAMGRR; encoded by the coding sequence GTGAGCGCTTCACAACGTTCCGAACCCGCAGGGCCAGCGCGTTCCGCCCGATCCTCGCGGGGGGTCCCCGGGCAGGCGGGCGCCGCCGCGTCGGCGTCCGTCCGGCCCGAGTGCCCGGACGGTCCCGAGCGGCCCGACTCCGAACTGCTCGCCGCGCTGCTCGACGGGATGGACGCCGCCCTGTGCGCGTTCGACGCCGACGGCATGGTGACCCACTGGAACCACGAGGCCGAGCGCATCCTCGGCTGGACGGCGGCGGAGGCGGTCGGCCGCAAGGGGCTGGGCGGCTGGGCCGCCCGCCCAGGGGACGCACGGGACGTCGACGCGCGCCTTACGGAGGCCATGGGCACCATGGGACGCCGGGTGCACGAGTTCGCGCTGCTGACCAAGGACGGCGGCCGGGTCCTGGTCCGTACCCAGTCCTCGGCGGTGGCGGGCGCGGACGGCCGCCCGGCCGGGGTGTACTGCGCCTTCAGCGAGGTGCATGCGCAGGTCGACCTGGAGCGGTCGATAGCGCTGAGCGAGGCGCTGCTGGAGGACGCGTCGTGGAACGTGGTCCTGGTCGACGCGGATCTACGGGTGGCCGTCGTCAACGCCAGCGCGGCGGGCGCGCTGCGTACGGCCCGTAAAACCGCGCCCGGCCGGCCGCTGGGCGATTTCCTGGACCAGGGCGTCGAGGAGGCGGAGGCCGCGCTGCAGCACGTCCTTGCGGAGGGCGCGCCCCCGGCGCCCACCGAGCTGTGGGTGACACTGCGGGAAGCCGACGCGGCGGACGGCTTCGAGGGCGCGGACAGTGTGCGCTACGAACTGCTCGACGACGACGAGGCGGTGCGCGGCGAGGGGGTCGACCGTGGCGAGGCCGGTGCGGCGGCCCGGCGCCGCTGCTACCTCAGCGGCTTCCTCCGGCTGGCCTCACCGCTCACCGAGGAGCCGACGCCGCTCGGCGTGGCCTGGATCTTCCAGGATGTGACGGAGGCGAAGGGCCAGGAGCAGGAGAGCGCCCGGATGCGCTTCCGGGGCAACCAACTGCACCGGGCGGCGCGGGCGGCGGCCGAATGCGAGGACCCGATGGAGGCGGCCTCGGTCCACCTGGACTTCGCGCTGGCGGGCTTCGCCGATCACGCCCTGATCGACCTGGTCCTGGACCCACCGCCGGGCGCCCCGGCGGACCGGGTCCGGCTCGTCCGGGCGGCGGCCACCCCCGTCGGCGCCCCCGGCCCCTGCCCGCCCGTCGTCCCGGGCGGCATCCCGCTGGGCTACCCGGAGGGCCATCCGGCGCTCCAGGCGGTCGACCGCTGCGGTTCGGTACGGGCGAGCACGAGACGCTCGGACGAGACCGCGGCGGCCCAGTGGGCGGTGGCCCGCAAATGGCCGGAGGGCACGGTGCACGGCCTGTGCGCGGTGCTGCGCAGCCGCGGCCGCACCCTCGGCGTGGTCACCTTCCTGCGTACGTCCAGCCGCCGGGCCTTCGACCGTACGGACGCGGCGTACGCGGAGGACGTCGCGGCCCGCGTCGCAGCCTCGGTGGACCTGGCCATGGGCCGCCGCTGA
- the pdxH gene encoding pyridoxamine 5'-phosphate oxidase: protein MPVPHVDSEPSASSARTYDPAAMREHYRAAGFDEADLAGDPFRQFTRWFEDAVGSGLFEPNAMIVSTADAAGRPSSRTVLMKSFDERGFVFYTNYGSRKGRELGENPNVALLFPWHPIARQVIVTGAARRTGRDETAAYFRTRPHGSQLGAWASTQSSVVGSREELDRSYEELADRYPPGEQVPVPPEWGGFRVVPEAVEFWQGRENRLHDRLRYVRLPAEEGWRVERLYP from the coding sequence ATGCCCGTGCCTCACGTTGACTCGGAGCCCTCGGCTTCCTCCGCGCGTACGTACGACCCGGCCGCCATGCGCGAGCACTACCGCGCGGCCGGCTTCGACGAGGCGGACCTCGCGGGCGATCCGTTCCGGCAGTTCACGCGGTGGTTCGAGGACGCGGTCGGCAGCGGGCTCTTCGAACCGAACGCCATGATCGTCTCGACGGCCGACGCGGCGGGCCGCCCCAGCTCCCGCACCGTCCTGATGAAGAGCTTCGACGAGCGCGGCTTCGTCTTCTACACCAACTACGGCTCCCGCAAGGGCCGTGAGCTGGGCGAGAACCCGAATGTCGCGCTGCTCTTCCCCTGGCATCCCATCGCCCGGCAGGTGATCGTCACGGGCGCCGCGCGGCGCACCGGGCGGGACGAGACGGCGGCGTACTTCCGGACCCGGCCGCACGGCTCACAGCTCGGGGCGTGGGCGAGCACGCAGTCCTCGGTGGTGGGCTCGCGGGAGGAACTGGACCGCTCGTACGAGGAGCTGGCGGACCGCTATCCGCCGGGGGAGCAGGTGCCGGTGCCGCCGGAGTGGGGCGGGTTCCGGGTGGTGCCGGAGGCGGTGGAATTCTGGCAGGGCCGGGAGAACCGGCTGCACGACCGGCTGCGGTACGTCCGGCTGCCCGCTGAGGAGGGCTGGCGGGTGGAGCGGCTGTACCCGTAG
- a CDS encoding citrate synthase 2, with protein MSDFVPGLEGVVAFETEIAEPDKEGGALRYRGVDIEDLVGHVSFGNVWGLLVDGAFNPGLPAAEPFPIPVHSGDVRVDVQSALAMLAPVWGLKPLLDIDAEQAREDLARAAVMALSYVAQSARGQGKPMVPQREIDKAGTIVERFMRRWRGEPDPKHVAAVDAYWTSAAEHGMNASTFTARVIASTGADVAAALSGAVGAMSGPLHGGAPSRVLGMIEEIERTGDATGYVRQALDRGERLMGFGHRVYRAEDPRARVLRRTAKELGAPRFEVAEALERAALDELHNRRPDRVLATNVEFWAAIVLDFAEVPAPMFTSMFTCARTAGWSAHILEQKRTGRLVRPSARYIGPGTRSPHEIDGYGDTKR; from the coding sequence ATGTCCGACTTCGTACCCGGACTCGAAGGAGTCGTCGCGTTCGAGACGGAGATCGCCGAACCCGACAAGGAAGGCGGCGCGCTGCGCTACCGAGGCGTGGACATCGAGGACCTGGTGGGCCATGTCTCCTTCGGGAACGTCTGGGGTCTGCTGGTCGACGGTGCCTTCAACCCGGGGCTGCCGGCCGCCGAGCCGTTCCCCATCCCGGTCCACTCCGGGGACGTCCGGGTCGACGTCCAGTCCGCGCTGGCCATGCTCGCGCCCGTCTGGGGCCTCAAACCGCTGCTGGACATCGACGCGGAGCAGGCCCGTGAGGACCTGGCGCGCGCGGCCGTGATGGCGCTGTCCTACGTCGCCCAGTCGGCCCGCGGCCAGGGGAAGCCGATGGTGCCGCAGCGGGAGATCGACAAGGCCGGGACCATCGTGGAGCGCTTCATGCGGCGCTGGCGTGGTGAGCCGGACCCCAAGCATGTCGCCGCCGTCGACGCGTACTGGACCTCGGCCGCCGAGCACGGGATGAACGCCTCCACCTTCACCGCCCGCGTCATCGCCTCCACCGGCGCCGATGTCGCCGCCGCGCTCTCGGGTGCGGTGGGCGCCATGTCGGGGCCGCTGCACGGCGGCGCGCCCTCCCGGGTGCTCGGCATGATCGAGGAGATCGAGCGCACCGGGGACGCCACCGGCTACGTCCGGCAGGCCCTCGACCGGGGCGAGCGGCTGATGGGCTTCGGCCACCGCGTCTACCGCGCCGAGGACCCGCGGGCGCGGGTGCTGCGGCGCACCGCGAAGGAGCTGGGCGCGCCGCGCTTCGAGGTCGCCGAGGCGCTGGAGCGGGCCGCCCTGGACGAGCTGCACAACCGGCGGCCGGACCGGGTGCTGGCCACGAACGTGGAGTTCTGGGCGGCCATCGTGCTGGACTTCGCCGAGGTCCCGGCGCCCATGTTCACCTCGATGTTCACCTGCGCCCGCACGGCGGGCTGGAGCGCGCACATCCTGGAGCAGAAGCGGACCGGCCGTCTGGTGCGGCCGTCGGCCCGGTACATCGGCCCCGGCACGCGCAGCCCGCACGAGATCGACGGGTACGGGGACACCAAGCGATAG
- a CDS encoding TetR/AcrR family transcriptional regulator, with amino-acid sequence MTPRTALRDPKQDRSRATRRRLLEAAVACLAERGWAGSTVAVVAERAGVSRGAAQHHFPTREDLFTAAVEHVAEERSAELRALPAPHGEGRVHTVVEALITLYTGPLFRAALQLWVAASYEEQLGSRVTALEAKIGRETHRMAVELLGADESAPGVREAVQGLLDMGRGLGLANLLTDDGQRRERVVAQWSRIVEAILAPQEPGHPSPAAS; translated from the coding sequence ATGACCCCCCGTACGGCATTGCGCGACCCCAAGCAGGACCGCAGCCGCGCGACCCGCAGGCGGCTGTTGGAAGCCGCCGTGGCCTGCCTCGCCGAGCGCGGCTGGGCAGGGTCCACGGTCGCGGTGGTCGCCGAGCGGGCCGGGGTGTCGCGGGGCGCGGCCCAGCACCACTTCCCGACCCGTGAGGACCTCTTCACGGCCGCCGTCGAGCATGTCGCCGAGGAGCGCTCGGCCGAGCTGCGCGCCCTCCCCGCCCCGCATGGGGAGGGCCGCGTCCACACGGTGGTCGAGGCGCTGATCACCCTCTACACCGGCCCGCTCTTCCGGGCCGCGCTCCAGTTGTGGGTGGCGGCCTCGTACGAGGAGCAGTTGGGCTCCCGGGTGACCGCCCTGGAGGCGAAGATCGGCCGGGAGACCCATCGGATGGCCGTGGAGCTGCTGGGCGCCGACGAGTCGGCGCCGGGCGTCCGGGAGGCCGTCCAGGGCCTGCTCGACATGGGACGCGGCCTGGGCCTGGCCAACCTCCTGACGGACGACGGCCAACGCCGGGAGCGGGTGGTGGCCCAGTGGTCGCGGATCGTGGAGGCGATCCTGGCCCCGCAGGAACCTGGCCACCCTTCCCCGGCCGCGTCCTGA